One genomic region from Mangifera indica cultivar Alphonso chromosome 17, CATAS_Mindica_2.1, whole genome shotgun sequence encodes:
- the LOC123200280 gene encoding receptor-like protein 1, giving the protein MDLEELDIGYNDLRGVLPPCLANLTSLRQLDISSNQIIGNVSSSPLDNLESIEVLHISDNLFQISISLNSFFNLSNLKDFKSENNQVYTETMSYSMTPKFQLNSINLFGYGSVGPFPKFLYHQHNLQYVDLSHINLTGEFPYWLLYNNTQLKSLRLVNNSLSGSFRLSFQSHMNLSILDISLNFFHGQIPMNIGAKLPGLMLLNMSGNDFNGNIPSSLGNMSSLLSLDISNNNLSGGIPEQLVISCSLLRELILSNNNLQGQIFSNNFGLTDLQCLQLDGNHFRGKIPESLLNCSTLRVLHLNDNNLSGKIPRWFGNLLYLIDIVMFNNQLKGLLPKELCQCQYLEILDLSENNIFGSLLPCLSFSNIRQVHLSRNRLRGQLKDALYINSSTLEVLDLSHNHLQGKIPSWIGKLSSLSYFILSNNNLEGELPTQLCNLGKLRLMDLSQNNFYSKIPSCLNFNVLYEGNENDESLIYEYPKTHVGEFLNVMIRGTKESIQFTTKSRSYSYKAKMLTFMSGINFSCNKLFGEIPHQIGNLTRIHTLNLSHNNLTGSIPKTFSNLKQIESLDLSYNNLNGNIPSELVEINTLSVFSVAYNNLSGQTPARIGQFATFEESSYEGNKFLCGLPLNKSCYPLESPSLAPKASSIIKGDDSDFVDIDIFYISFVVTYIVVLIAFATILYVNPYWRQTWFYLVEMWTLSCYYFVIDHLTFFCR; this is encoded by the coding sequence ATGGATTTGGAAGAGTTGGATATTGGCTATAATGATTTAAGGGGTGTCTTACCTCCATGTCTTGCAAATTTGACATCACTTCGACAATTAGATATATCTTCCAATCAAATTATTGGAAACGTCTCCTCATCTCCTCTTGATAACCTAGAATCCATTGAAGTCCTCCACATTTCGGATAATCTCTTTCAAATCTCAATTTcactcaattcattttttaaccTTTCAAACCTCAAAGATTTCAAGAGTGAAAATAACCAAGTTTATACTGAAACCATGTCATATTCCATGACCCCAAAATTCCAATTAAATTCCATCAATTTATTTGGTTATGGAAGTGTTGGCCCTTTTCCAAAATTTCTTTACCATCAACATAACTTACAATATGTTGATCTCTCTCACATTAACTTGACTGGAGAATTTCCGTATTGGCTATTGTACAACAATACCCAATTGAAATCACTTAGACTAGTTAATAATTCTCTTTCAGGGAGTTTCCGGCTATCATTTCAATCTCATATGAATTTATCAATACTAGATATCTCCTTAAATTTCTTCCATGGTCAAATTCCGATGAATATTGGTGCAAAACTACCAGGGCTAATGTTGTTAAACATGTCTGGAAATGATTTCAATGGTAACATTCCATCTTCTCTTGGTAATATGAGCTCCTTGCTAAGTTTAGACATATCAAACAATAACTTGTCTGGTGGAATACCTGAACAGTTAGTCATAAGTTGCTCCTTACTAAGAGAACTTATTCTTTCAAACAACAATTTGCAAGGCCAAatcttctctaataattttGGCTTGACAGACTTACAATGTTTACAATTGGATGGCAACCATTTTAGAGGAAAGATTCCAGAAAGTTTGTTAAATTGCTCTACTTTACGAGTGTTACATCTCAATGATAACAATCTTTCAGGTAAGATTCCAAGATGGTTTGGAaatctattatatttaattgatatagTGATGTTTAATAATCAACTTAAAGGTCTACTTCCAAAGGAACTTTGTCAATGTCAATATCTTGAAATTTTGGATCTTTCAGAGAATAATATATTTGGAAGTTTACTGCCCTGTCTTAGCTTTTCAAATATCAGACAAGTTCATCTGTCGAGAAATAGATTAAGGGGACAATTAAAAGATGCTCTCTACATTAATAGTTCAACCTTGGAGGTCTTAGATCTTAGCCATAACCACTTACAAGGGAAAATTCCTAGTTGGATTGGGAAACTTTCGTCCTTAAGTTACTTTATCTTAAGTAACAATAATCTTGAAGGTGAATTACCTACTCAATTATGCAATTTGGGAAAATTACGCTTGATGGATCTTTCTCAGAACaatttttatagtaaaattcCTTCTTGCCTAAATTTTAATGTCCTCTATGAAGGAAATGAGAATGatgaaagtttaatttatgaatatccAAAAACCCATGTGGGTGAGTTCTTAAATGTTATGATAAGGGGAACTAAAGAGTCGATACAGTTCACTACTAAAAGTAGATCCTATTCTTACAAAGCAAAAATGCTCACATTTATGTCTGGAATTAATTTTTCATGCAATAAATTATTTGGTGAAATTCCTCATCAAATTGGAAACCTTACAAGGATTCATACTCTTAATCTTTCTCATAATAATTTGACAGGATCAAttccaaaaacattttcaaaccTCAAACAGATTGAGAGTTTAGATCTTTCTTACAACAATTTGAATGGGAATATCCCTTCTGAACTAGTAGAGATAAACACTTTGTCTGTATTTAGTGTGGCATACAATAATTTATCAGGCCAAACACCTGCAAGGATTGGACAATTTGCAACCTTTGAAGAGAGTAGCTATGAAGGAAATAAATTTCTTTGTGGATTGCCATTGAATAAAAGTTGCTACCCATTGGAATCACCATCGTTGGCACCAAAAGCTTCATCAATTATTAAGGGAGATgatagtgattttgttgatatagACATTTTCTATATAAGTTTCGTGGTGACCTATATAGTTGTGCTTATAGCATTCGCGACAATTTTGTATGTGAATCCATATTGGCGACAGACATGGTTTTATCTTGTGGAGATGTGGACGCTCTCTTGCTACTACTTTGTTATTGATCATCTCACATTTTTTTGTCGTTGA
- the LOC123200281 gene encoding formin-like protein 13 has translation MALLRRLFYRKPPDGLLEISERIYVFNSCFTDDAWEEENYKGYVAGIVDQLREHFPDAQFLMFNFREVKTKSPIAEVFAECDITIMDYPQHYEGCPLLTLEVIHHFLRSTESWLSLGQQNVLIMHCERGGWPVLAFMLAALLIYRKQYRGEQKTLDMIYKQAPRELLRMLSVVNPIPSQLRYLQYISWRSIDSEWPPLDRALTLDCVILRFIPNFDGEGGCCPVFRVYGQDPLLVDDRSTKVLYATMKRSKTPRAYKQGECELVKFGINCPIQGDVVLECINLNDDMEREQLMFRVVFNTAFIRSNILMLNLDEVDILWDAKESFPKGFRVEILFSDMDNAASVVNLDISCFEEEGLPVEAFSKVHEIFSHVDWLDHTKDFAYNVLQRLTTSNSLQEKSDTNSSTVLGDSPILQDKKKLTIAQDSSESSVSLDPMSHSVSSPLISPDTIENKEEEPQDSGNSIQPPSQYDVFSQQTPESLLQDSSTMVSGNHDESQVSKSKPLKHDDEVKITHEMITSISVPETTPAQETAVPFRPQTVDVNSASSPPTPPPPIPIQLSLTSSALKALPRPPPPPPSLSTTTSPSLVTSASSTLSKPSSPPLPLTIPFKTALSSKTPKTLISTSSPLALAVASSLTTSAVPPSTPALKQKSEIGARPLSPPPPPPMPLVREKSDIRTGTAPPPPPPPMPPLNEKSDIGIVTPPTLAPSPPPVTPLKENLDIGVGTSPPTPTPPPPPPPPPTPTPPPHMQPLKEISDTKAGTPSPPPPPHVPPLKENSAIGVGPPLPPPPPPLSCFGQPANSIVSNLVSPPPPPAPILSSNSPLVPSAPPPPVPFGKGASNTHAASHTPVPPPPLISPASSKGRLSSTVDLRNRQTKKLKPLHWLKLTRAVSGSIWAEAIKSGEASKAPEIDMSELENLFSATVANPNHGKPSTRSAQGPKSDKVQLIDLRRANNCEIMLSKVKVPLNDLMSSVLDLEESALDVDQVENLIKFCPTKDEMDLLKGYTGEKEKLGKCEQFFLELMKVPRVESKLRVFSFTIEFSTQVSDLRSSLNVVNSASEQIRNSAKLRRIMQTILSLGNALNQGTARGSAVGFRLDSLLKLTDTRARNNKITLMHYLCKVLANKLPELLDFSGDLPSLESAARIQLKFLAEEMQALSKGLEKVIRELTLSENDGPISINFHKKLREFLQSSEAELRTLASLYSAVGRNVDALIIYFGEDPSRCPFEQVLSTLQNFVRMFNKAHQENCEQTEQEMKKLAAESQKS, from the exons ATGGCGTTGCTTCGACGGCTCTTCTACCGGAAACCTCCTGATGGTCTACTAGAGATCTCTGAGCGAATTTACG TTTTCAACAGCTGCTTTACTGATGATGCCTGGGAAGAAGAAAATTACAAAGGGTATGTAGCAGGAATTGTTGATCAACTACGAGAACACTTTCCAGATGCCCAGTTCTTAATGTTCAATTTCCGTGAGGTAAAGACCAAAAGTCCTATAGCCGAGGTCTTTGCTGAGTGTGATATAACCATAATGGACTATCCTCAGCATTATGAGGGTTGTCCATTGCTCACACTGGAGGTCATCCACCATTTTCTGAGATCTACCGAAAGTTGGCTCTCGCTTGGGCAACAAAATGTGCTGATAATGCATTGTGAGCGCGGTGGTTGGCCAGTTTTGGCTTTCATGTTGGCTGCACTCTTGATATATAGGAAGCAATACCGTGGAGAACAGAAGACTTTAGACATGATTTATAAACAGGCTCCTCGTGAGCTTTTGCGTATGCTCTCAGTAGTGAATCCAATTCCTTCTCAACTAAGGTATCTGCAGTACATCTCATGGAGGAGTATAGACTCAGAATGGCCTCCTTTGGATAGAGCTCTCACCCTGGATTGCGTCATTCTCAGATTTATTCCCAATTTCGATGGAGAGGGTGGTTGCTGTCCAGTATTTCGAGTATATGGACAGGATCCTCTTCTTGTTGATGATCGAAGTACCAAAGTCTTATATGCAACAATGAAAAGAAGCAAGACTCCCCGTGCTTATAAGCAG GGAGAATGTGAACTGGTTAAATTTGGCATTAATTGTCCAATACAAGGTGATGTTGTGCTTGAGTGTATCAACTTGAATGATGACATGGAACGAGAACAATTGATGTTCCGAGTTGTTTTTAACACAGCATTTATCAGATCAAATATATTGATGTTAAACCTTGATGAAGTTGACATATTATGGGATGCTAAAGAATCATTCCCAAAGGGATTCAGAGTAGAG ATTCTTTTCTCAGACATGGATAATGCTGCTTCAGTTGTCAATCTTGATATTTCTTGCTTTGAAGAGGAGGGCCTTCCAGTTGAAGCATTTTCCAAAGTTCATGAAATCTTTAGCCATGTAGATTGGTTAGATCACACGAAAGATTTTGCATATAATGTGCTCCAACGCTTAACTACATCAAATAGTCTCCAAGAAAAGTCAGACACTAATTCAAGCACAGTTTTGGGAGATAGCCCTATACTTCAAGATAAAAAGAAGCTCACAATTGCGCAGGATAGTAGTGAGAGCTCAGTATCCTTGGATCCAATGTCTCATTCTGTGTCTTCACCACTAATATCTCCAGATACAATTGAGAATAAGGAGGAAGAACCCCAAGATTCTGGGAATTCCATTCAACCACCTAGTCAATATGATGTCTTCTCCCAACAGACACCGGAATCTTTATTACAAGATTCATCAACAATGGTGTCAGGAAATCACGATGAATCCCAGGTTTCTAAAAGTAAACCTTTGAAGCATGATGACGAAGTAAAGATCACTCATGAGATGATAACATCTATTAGTGTCCCAGAAACTACACCAGCTCAAGAAACAGCTGTCCCATTTAGACCTCAAACTGTGGATGTCAATAGTGCTTCTTCACCACCAACTCCTCCACCTCCTATTCCAATTCAACTTTCTTTAACTTCTAGTGCCTTGAAAGCTCTTCCTcgaccaccaccaccaccaccttcatTGTCTACTACTACTTCCCCTTCACTTGTTACGAGTGCTTCATCAACCCTTTCCAAACCTTCATCCCCACCTCTTCCCCTCACAATACCTTTTAAAACTGCACTCTCTAGTAAAACtccaaaaactttaatttctaCTTCTTCCCCTCTAGCCCTTGCAGTTGCTTCATCATTGACTACCTCAGCTGTACCTCCTTCCACACCAGCTTTGAAGCAAAAATCAGAAATTGGAGCTAGACCTCTTTCACCCCCACCCCCTCCTCCTATGCCACTTGTGAGGGAGAAATCTGACATTAGAACTGGAACTGCTCCACCCCCACCTCCTCCTCCCATGCCACCTTTGAACGAGAAATCAGACATTGGAATTGTAACACCTCCAACCCTAGCCCCATCACCTCCTCCTGTGACACCATTGAAGGAAAATTTAGACATTGGTGTTGGAACTTCTCCACCCACACCCAcacccccacccccacccccacccccaccTACACCCACACCACCTCCTCACATGCAACCATTGAAAGAGATTTCAGACACTAAAGCTGGAACCCCatcccctcctcctcctcctcatgTGCCACCTTTAAAGGAGAACTCTGCCATTGGAGTAGGACCTCCTCTACCCCCACCCCCACCTCCTCTTTCATGCTTTGGACAGCCTGCTAATTCCATAGTTTCAAATCTAGTTTCTCCACCACCCCCACCTGCTCCCATTTTGTCCTCAAATTCTCCTCTAGTCCCCTCTGCTCCTCCTCCACCCGTTCCTTTTGGTAAGGGGGCATCAAATACTCATGCTGCTTCCCACACTCCAGTTCCTCCACCACCGCTAATTTCTCCTGCTAGTTCAAAGGGTCGATTGTCAAGTACTGTTGATTTAAGGAATCGacaaacaaagaaattgaaGCCTTTGCATTGGTTGAAGTTAACAAGAGCTGTTTCTGGAAGTATATGGGCTGAAGCAATAAAGTCTGGCGAAGCTTCCAA GGCTCCAGAGATTGACATGTCAGAACTTGAGAATCTTTTCTCAGCTACAGTTGCAAATCCAAATCATGGAAAACCAAGTACCCGTAGTGCACAAGGTCCTAAATCAGATAAAGTGCAActg ATTGATCTTAGACGAGCAAATAATTGTGAAATCATGCTCTCAAAGGTCAAAGTGCCATTGAATGACTTGATG AGTTCAGTTCTTGATCTAGAAGAATCAGCATTAGATGTTGACCAGGTTGAAAACCTTATAAAGTTTTGTCCAACAAAGGATGAGATGGACCTACTTAAG GGCTACACTGGAGAAAAGGAGAAGTTGGGCAAATGTGAGCAG TTCTTCTTAGAGTTGATGAAAGTTCCACGAGTAGAATCCAAGCTCAGAGTTTTCTCATTTACGATAGAGTTTAGTACCCAG GTTTCTGACCTTCGTAGTAGCCTGAATGTTGTTAACTCTGCATCAGAACAG ATCAGGAACTCAGCTAAATTAAGAAGAATCATGCAGACAATTCTTTCGTTAGGAAATGCTTTAAACCAGGGAACTGCTAGGG GCTCTGCAGTTGGATTTCGGTTGGATAGCCTTCTTAAACTCACTGATACCCGTGCACGAAACAACAAGATAACTCTCATGCATTATCTTTGTAAG GTGCTTGCTAATAAATTACCAGAACTTCTAGATTTCTCAGGAGATCTTCCCAGTTTGGAATCTGCAGCAAGG atacaattaaaatttttggcgGAGGAAATGCAAGCCTTAAGCAAAGGATTGGAGAAAGTCATTCGGG